A genomic region of Gadus macrocephalus chromosome 5, ASM3116895v1 contains the following coding sequences:
- the gabrg1 gene encoding gamma-aminobutyric acid receptor subunit gamma-1 isoform X3, which translates to MAPWLVLALVGLCSAFGPSKQDEEDYEDVPINKTWVLSPKVYESDVTLILNKLLLGYDNKLRPDIGVRPTVIETAVYVNSIGPVDPINMEYTIDIFFAQTWYDSRLKFNSSMKLLMLNSNMVGKIWIPDTFFRNSRKSDAHWITTPNRLLRLWSNGRVMYTLRLTINAECYLKLHNFPMDEHSCPLEFSSYGYPKNEIMYRWQRSSVEVADQRYWRLYQFAFVGLRNTTEVAHTQSGEYVIMTIFFDLSRRMGYFTIQTYIPCSMIVVLSWVSFWINKDAVPARTSLGITTVLTMTTLSTISRKSLPKVSYVTAMDLFVSVCFIFTFAALMEYGTLHYFTSNRTKKTKVSNAQHHKSTSLLNIRPGTSLLHMNHILPYHEEDDYMYECLDGKDCASFFCCFDDCRSGAWRENRMHVRVSKIDSYSRVFFPTAFGLFNLVYWVGYLYL; encoded by the exons ATGGCTCCCTGGCTTGTGTTGGCTCTTGTAGGACTCTG CAGTGCTTTTGGACCCAGCAAACAAGACGAGGAGGACTACGAGGACGTCCCCATCAATAAGACCTGGGTGCTCTCGCCCAAGGTCTACGAGAGCGACGTCACCTTGATATTAAATAAACTCCTCCTAGGCTACGACAACAAACTACGACCAGATATTGGAG TGCGACCAACAGTCATCGAGACGGCGGTGTACGTCAACAGCATCGGACCGGTCGACCCCATCAACATG GAATACACCATCGACATCTTCTTTGCCCAGACGTGGTACGACAGCCGCCTCAAGTTCAACAGCTCCATGAAGCTGCTGATGCTCAACAGTAACATGGTGGGCAAGATCTGGATCCCTGACACCTTCTTCCGGAACTCCAGGAAATCCGACGCCCACTGGATCACCACTCCGAACCGTCTCCTGAGGCTATGGAGCAATGGCAGAGTGATGTACACGTTGAG GTTGACTATTAATGCGGAGTGCTACCTTAAGCTGCATAACTTTCCAATGGATGAGCACTCCTGCCCACTGGAGTTTTCGAGCT ATGGCTACCCAAAGAACGAGATCATGTACCGCTGGCAGAGGAGCTCGGTGGAGGTGGCTGACCAGCGCTACTGGAGACTCTACCAGTTTGCCTTCGTAGGGCTGAGGAACACGACTGAGGTGGCACACACTCAGTCAG GGGAATACGTCATCATGACCATCTTCTTCGACCTGAGTCGGAGGATGGGATACTTCACTATCCAGACGTACATACCATGCAGTATGATTGTTGTCTTGTCTTGGGTGTCCTTCTGGATTAACAAAGATGCAGTACCAGCCCGCACATCTCTgg GTATTACCACGGTGCTCACCATGACGACCCTCAGCACTATCTCCAGGAAGTCCCTGCCCAAGGTGTCGTATGTGACGGCCATGGACCTGTTCGTCTCCGTCTGCTTCATCTTCACCTTCGCGGCCCTCATGGAGTACGGCACGCTGCACTACTTCACCAGCAACCGCACCAAGAAGACCAAGGTCAGCAACGCACAG CACCACAAGTCCACCAGCCTGCTGAACATCCGGCCAGGGACGTCCCTGCTGCACATGAACCACATCCTGCCGTACCACGAGGAGGACGACTACATGTACGAGTGTCTGGACGGTAAAGATTGCGCCAGCTTTTTCTGCTGCTTTGACGACTGCCGTTCCGGGGCCTGGCGGGAAAACAGAATGCATGTGCGGGTTTCCAAGATCGACTCGTATTCAAGAGTATTTTTCCCCACAGCCTTCGGTCTTTTCAACCTGGTGTACTGGGTAGGATATCTGTATCTGTAA
- the gabrg1 gene encoding gamma-aminobutyric acid receptor subunit gamma-1 isoform X2, giving the protein MAPWLVLALVGLCAFGPSKQDEEDYEDVPINKTWVLSPKVYESDVTLILNKLLLGYDNKLRPDIGVRPTVIETAVYVNSIGPVDPINMEYTIDIFFAQTWYDSRLKFNSSMKLLMLNSNMVGKIWIPDTFFRNSRKSDAHWITTPNRLLRLWSNGRVMYTLRLTINAECYLKLHNFPMDEHSCPLEFSSYGYPKNEIMYRWQRSSVEVADQRYWRLYQFAFVGLRNTTEVAHTQSGEYVIMTIFFDLSRRMGYFTIQTYIPCSMIVVLSWVSFWINKDAVPARTSLGITTVLTMTTLSTISRKSLPKVSYVTAMDLFVSVCFIFTFAALMEYGTLHYFTSNRTKKTKVSNAQILKTKVSNAQHHKSTSLLNIRPGTSLLHMNHILPYHEEDDYMYECLDGKDCASFFCCFDDCRSGAWRENRMHVRVSKIDSYSRVFFPTAFGLFNLVYWVGYLYL; this is encoded by the exons ATGGCTCCCTGGCTTGTGTTGGCTCTTGTAGGACTCTG TGCTTTTGGACCCAGCAAACAAGACGAGGAGGACTACGAGGACGTCCCCATCAATAAGACCTGGGTGCTCTCGCCCAAGGTCTACGAGAGCGACGTCACCTTGATATTAAATAAACTCCTCCTAGGCTACGACAACAAACTACGACCAGATATTGGAG TGCGACCAACAGTCATCGAGACGGCGGTGTACGTCAACAGCATCGGACCGGTCGACCCCATCAACATG GAATACACCATCGACATCTTCTTTGCCCAGACGTGGTACGACAGCCGCCTCAAGTTCAACAGCTCCATGAAGCTGCTGATGCTCAACAGTAACATGGTGGGCAAGATCTGGATCCCTGACACCTTCTTCCGGAACTCCAGGAAATCCGACGCCCACTGGATCACCACTCCGAACCGTCTCCTGAGGCTATGGAGCAATGGCAGAGTGATGTACACGTTGAG GTTGACTATTAATGCGGAGTGCTACCTTAAGCTGCATAACTTTCCAATGGATGAGCACTCCTGCCCACTGGAGTTTTCGAGCT ATGGCTACCCAAAGAACGAGATCATGTACCGCTGGCAGAGGAGCTCGGTGGAGGTGGCTGACCAGCGCTACTGGAGACTCTACCAGTTTGCCTTCGTAGGGCTGAGGAACACGACTGAGGTGGCACACACTCAGTCAG GGGAATACGTCATCATGACCATCTTCTTCGACCTGAGTCGGAGGATGGGATACTTCACTATCCAGACGTACATACCATGCAGTATGATTGTTGTCTTGTCTTGGGTGTCCTTCTGGATTAACAAAGATGCAGTACCAGCCCGCACATCTCTgg GTATTACCACGGTGCTCACCATGACGACCCTCAGCACTATCTCCAGGAAGTCCCTGCCCAAGGTGTCGTATGTGACGGCCATGGACCTGTTCGTCTCCGTCTGCTTCATCTTCACCTTCGCGGCCCTCATGGAGTACGGCACGCTGCACTACTTCACCAGCAACCGCACCAAGAAGACCAAGGTCAGCAACGCACAGATACTGAAGACAAAGGTCAGCAACGCACAG CACCACAAGTCCACCAGCCTGCTGAACATCCGGCCAGGGACGTCCCTGCTGCACATGAACCACATCCTGCCGTACCACGAGGAGGACGACTACATGTACGAGTGTCTGGACGGTAAAGATTGCGCCAGCTTTTTCTGCTGCTTTGACGACTGCCGTTCCGGGGCCTGGCGGGAAAACAGAATGCATGTGCGGGTTTCCAAGATCGACTCGTATTCAAGAGTATTTTTCCCCACAGCCTTCGGTCTTTTCAACCTGGTGTACTGGGTAGGATATCTGTATCTGTAA
- the gabrg1 gene encoding gamma-aminobutyric acid receptor subunit gamma-1 isoform X4, with amino-acid sequence MAPWLVLALVGLCSAFGPSKQDEEDYEDVPINKTWVLSPKVYESDVTLILNKLLLGYDNKLRPDIGVRPTVIETAVYVNSIGPVDPINMEYTIDIFFAQTWYDSRLKFNSSMKLLMLNSNMVGKIWIPDTFFRNSRKSDAHWITTPNRLLRLWSNGRVMYTLRLTINAECYLKLHNFPMDEHSCPLEFSSYGYPKNEIMYRWQRSSVEVADQRYWRLYQFAFVGLRNTTEVAHTQSGEYVIMTIFFDLSRRMGYFTIQTYIPCSMIVVLSWVSFWINKDAVPARTSLGITTVLTMTTLSTISRKSLPKVSYVTAMDLFVSVCFIFTFAALMEYGTLHYFTSNRTKKTKHHKSTSLLNIRPGTSLLHMNHILPYHEEDDYMYECLDGKDCASFFCCFDDCRSGAWRENRMHVRVSKIDSYSRVFFPTAFGLFNLVYWVGYLYL; translated from the exons ATGGCTCCCTGGCTTGTGTTGGCTCTTGTAGGACTCTG CAGTGCTTTTGGACCCAGCAAACAAGACGAGGAGGACTACGAGGACGTCCCCATCAATAAGACCTGGGTGCTCTCGCCCAAGGTCTACGAGAGCGACGTCACCTTGATATTAAATAAACTCCTCCTAGGCTACGACAACAAACTACGACCAGATATTGGAG TGCGACCAACAGTCATCGAGACGGCGGTGTACGTCAACAGCATCGGACCGGTCGACCCCATCAACATG GAATACACCATCGACATCTTCTTTGCCCAGACGTGGTACGACAGCCGCCTCAAGTTCAACAGCTCCATGAAGCTGCTGATGCTCAACAGTAACATGGTGGGCAAGATCTGGATCCCTGACACCTTCTTCCGGAACTCCAGGAAATCCGACGCCCACTGGATCACCACTCCGAACCGTCTCCTGAGGCTATGGAGCAATGGCAGAGTGATGTACACGTTGAG GTTGACTATTAATGCGGAGTGCTACCTTAAGCTGCATAACTTTCCAATGGATGAGCACTCCTGCCCACTGGAGTTTTCGAGCT ATGGCTACCCAAAGAACGAGATCATGTACCGCTGGCAGAGGAGCTCGGTGGAGGTGGCTGACCAGCGCTACTGGAGACTCTACCAGTTTGCCTTCGTAGGGCTGAGGAACACGACTGAGGTGGCACACACTCAGTCAG GGGAATACGTCATCATGACCATCTTCTTCGACCTGAGTCGGAGGATGGGATACTTCACTATCCAGACGTACATACCATGCAGTATGATTGTTGTCTTGTCTTGGGTGTCCTTCTGGATTAACAAAGATGCAGTACCAGCCCGCACATCTCTgg GTATTACCACGGTGCTCACCATGACGACCCTCAGCACTATCTCCAGGAAGTCCCTGCCCAAGGTGTCGTATGTGACGGCCATGGACCTGTTCGTCTCCGTCTGCTTCATCTTCACCTTCGCGGCCCTCATGGAGTACGGCACGCTGCACTACTTCACCAGCAACCGCACCAAGAAGACCAAG CACCACAAGTCCACCAGCCTGCTGAACATCCGGCCAGGGACGTCCCTGCTGCACATGAACCACATCCTGCCGTACCACGAGGAGGACGACTACATGTACGAGTGTCTGGACGGTAAAGATTGCGCCAGCTTTTTCTGCTGCTTTGACGACTGCCGTTCCGGGGCCTGGCGGGAAAACAGAATGCATGTGCGGGTTTCCAAGATCGACTCGTATTCAAGAGTATTTTTCCCCACAGCCTTCGGTCTTTTCAACCTGGTGTACTGGGTAGGATATCTGTATCTGTAA
- the gabrg1 gene encoding gamma-aminobutyric acid receptor subunit gamma-1 isoform X1 — MAPWLVLALVGLCSAFGPSKQDEEDYEDVPINKTWVLSPKVYESDVTLILNKLLLGYDNKLRPDIGVRPTVIETAVYVNSIGPVDPINMEYTIDIFFAQTWYDSRLKFNSSMKLLMLNSNMVGKIWIPDTFFRNSRKSDAHWITTPNRLLRLWSNGRVMYTLRLTINAECYLKLHNFPMDEHSCPLEFSSYGYPKNEIMYRWQRSSVEVADQRYWRLYQFAFVGLRNTTEVAHTQSGEYVIMTIFFDLSRRMGYFTIQTYIPCSMIVVLSWVSFWINKDAVPARTSLGITTVLTMTTLSTISRKSLPKVSYVTAMDLFVSVCFIFTFAALMEYGTLHYFTSNRTKKTKVSNAQILKTKVSNAQHHKSTSLLNIRPGTSLLHMNHILPYHEEDDYMYECLDGKDCASFFCCFDDCRSGAWRENRMHVRVSKIDSYSRVFFPTAFGLFNLVYWVGYLYL, encoded by the exons ATGGCTCCCTGGCTTGTGTTGGCTCTTGTAGGACTCTG CAGTGCTTTTGGACCCAGCAAACAAGACGAGGAGGACTACGAGGACGTCCCCATCAATAAGACCTGGGTGCTCTCGCCCAAGGTCTACGAGAGCGACGTCACCTTGATATTAAATAAACTCCTCCTAGGCTACGACAACAAACTACGACCAGATATTGGAG TGCGACCAACAGTCATCGAGACGGCGGTGTACGTCAACAGCATCGGACCGGTCGACCCCATCAACATG GAATACACCATCGACATCTTCTTTGCCCAGACGTGGTACGACAGCCGCCTCAAGTTCAACAGCTCCATGAAGCTGCTGATGCTCAACAGTAACATGGTGGGCAAGATCTGGATCCCTGACACCTTCTTCCGGAACTCCAGGAAATCCGACGCCCACTGGATCACCACTCCGAACCGTCTCCTGAGGCTATGGAGCAATGGCAGAGTGATGTACACGTTGAG GTTGACTATTAATGCGGAGTGCTACCTTAAGCTGCATAACTTTCCAATGGATGAGCACTCCTGCCCACTGGAGTTTTCGAGCT ATGGCTACCCAAAGAACGAGATCATGTACCGCTGGCAGAGGAGCTCGGTGGAGGTGGCTGACCAGCGCTACTGGAGACTCTACCAGTTTGCCTTCGTAGGGCTGAGGAACACGACTGAGGTGGCACACACTCAGTCAG GGGAATACGTCATCATGACCATCTTCTTCGACCTGAGTCGGAGGATGGGATACTTCACTATCCAGACGTACATACCATGCAGTATGATTGTTGTCTTGTCTTGGGTGTCCTTCTGGATTAACAAAGATGCAGTACCAGCCCGCACATCTCTgg GTATTACCACGGTGCTCACCATGACGACCCTCAGCACTATCTCCAGGAAGTCCCTGCCCAAGGTGTCGTATGTGACGGCCATGGACCTGTTCGTCTCCGTCTGCTTCATCTTCACCTTCGCGGCCCTCATGGAGTACGGCACGCTGCACTACTTCACCAGCAACCGCACCAAGAAGACCAAGGTCAGCAACGCACAGATACTGAAGACAAAGGTCAGCAACGCACAG CACCACAAGTCCACCAGCCTGCTGAACATCCGGCCAGGGACGTCCCTGCTGCACATGAACCACATCCTGCCGTACCACGAGGAGGACGACTACATGTACGAGTGTCTGGACGGTAAAGATTGCGCCAGCTTTTTCTGCTGCTTTGACGACTGCCGTTCCGGGGCCTGGCGGGAAAACAGAATGCATGTGCGGGTTTCCAAGATCGACTCGTATTCAAGAGTATTTTTCCCCACAGCCTTCGGTCTTTTCAACCTGGTGTACTGGGTAGGATATCTGTATCTGTAA